Genomic DNA from Candidatus Cloacimonadaceae bacterium:
AATCTCTGCTTCTCACCCGCCTTGCTCAGTGCATAAGAATCACTAAAAAATATTTCCCGCTTGACAAAAGGCAAGGGCTCTTGGGAGTGTTCCATAAATTCCGAAAAATAAGGAAATGAGGTTCATGAAAGAACGCGCGTCCCTGAAAAACATGAAACAAAAGCAAGATACAAAAGAAATAGCCGGAACGATCACCCCTCTACCGGATGGCAAGAAGTTTCGCAAACGCAAGCCCTTCGTCCAAGACTGGGTGGAGGCGATCCTCTTTGCCTTCGTGGTGGCGATGATCATCCGCAACTATACGTTTCAGAACTTCATGATTCCCTCTTCTTCGATGGAAAAGACCCTATTGGTGGGCGATTATCTGGTGGCGAACAAACTTAAATACTATTTTACCGATCCCCAACGCGAGGACATCGTCACTTTCCGCTATCCCAAGATCGAGGAAGGCACACCGGAACACCCGGAATATAAAAAGGACTTCGTCAGGATTTTCCATCCGATCTATATCAATAAAAGCGGGAGTTTTAGCAAGTTTCCCCTCACCTTTTTGCACCTCTCCTATTATGCCAGAAAGAATGTGGTGAAAAGGGTGATCGGCATGCCGGGAGACACTATCGAAGTGCGCGACAAGATCGTCTTTGTCAACGGCGAAAGATTCGAGCGCGGATATGAATGCTATGACGTCGCCGAACCCGCTCCCCCCTCCCCGCCAAGGATCATTCACGAACACCGGATGAGCCCCTTCACGATGGATTGGGTGGCGCAAAGCCGCTGGTATGAACCATTTAGAGTGGAAACGGATTCCACGGACGCGATCGCCAGACGCAACTTTTTCAACCGCGATTGGTTCGGGCCAATCAAAGTGCCCGAGGGCAAATACTTCGTGCTCGGGGACAATCGCGACGTGAG
This window encodes:
- the lepB gene encoding signal peptidase I translates to MKERASLKNMKQKQDTKEIAGTITPLPDGKKFRKRKPFVQDWVEAILFAFVVAMIIRNYTFQNFMIPSSSMEKTLLVGDYLVANKLKYYFTDPQREDIVTFRYPKIEEGTPEHPEYKKDFVRIFHPIYINKSGSFSKFPLTFLHLSYYARKNVVKRVIGMPGDTIEVRDKIVFVNGERFERGYECYDVAEPAPPSPPRIIHEHRMSPFTMDWVAQSRWYEPFRVETDSTDAIARRNFFNRDWFGPIKVPEGKYFVLGDNRDVSEDSRYWGFLDRKDITGTPWLIFFSKGIEYNKLFDTPHTRWDRIFRLAR